DNA sequence from the Pseudomonadota bacterium genome:
CTCTTAAAAAAACTGCTTTACCTGCCAAATTATATAAAGTATGCAGTTGAACAAGCTTTTTCTAACCCACAAAGACTTATTTAATTTCAACCAACCGTTATAGCAAATAAAACAAATAATTATGCCATATAAGGGTGCTTTTTTAAGATTTTAAAACGGTATATCATCATCCTGTGCGTTATTATGCATGGGTCCAGGAGCACCACGATCCATGGCATCATTATTATAATCCTTTCTTGAAGAATCACCCGAATCTTTTCTGTCAAGAAATTGCATATCGGAAGATACGATTTCAGTTGTGTATCTTTTATTACCGTCTTTGTCATCCCAGGCCCTTGTCTGAAGCCGGCCTTCAATATAAACCTGTTTTCCTTTAGAAAGATACTCTCCGCATATTTCACCGAGCTTTCCAAAAGCTACTATACGATGCCATTCGGTACGTTCTTTTTTTTCACCGCTTGCCTTATCTTTCCAATCTTCAGATGTTGCAATAGTGAAATTAGCAATTGCAACTCCTGCATTTGTATAACGGATCTCCGGATCTTTACCAAGCCTACCGATTAACATTACTTTGTTTAAACCTGACATCTTTTATCTCCCTGTGTAATATGTTTGTTTATAATACGAGGCCATTGAAGACGTACCAGAGTATCAATACATAAAATACATCATACCTGTCAACCGTATTAAATTCCCCAAATCCAACGCCTAAAAATGATATGGACATTTTGGTCGTTGGAGTTGACGTTTTTTCAACAATTTCATAAAAAGAAAACCTGACTGCTTTCATTCTCTTTGCTATTCAAAAATCTCCAATTGCCAGCTTCTTTATCATTACATTCAGATTAATCGCTAATATCATGATCCTCCACACCATGCAGCATTATATATCGGTTTCCATTCCGACTCCTCTATTTGTTCAAAAGCTTTTTTAAATTCTTTTGTTACATTACAACCTATGGCAAATTCTATCACGCCAAATTGACTATTCTCTCCGGTCGAGCAATATCTC
Encoded proteins:
- the ssb gene encoding single-stranded DNA-binding protein, which codes for MSGLNKVMLIGRLGKDPEIRYTNAGVAIANFTIATSEDWKDKASGEKKERTEWHRIVAFGKLGEICGEYLSKGKQVYIEGRLQTRAWDDKDGNKRYTTEIVSSDMQFLDRKDSGDSSRKDYNNDAMDRGAPGPMHNNAQDDDIPF